Proteins encoded together in one Mycobacterium simiae window:
- a CDS encoding transglycosylase domain-containing protein produces MTTILPPVVDDRSPRRSDPLDEVRAALAGPPAKPGSRAALDEVKAALDGRAATAPRRPSGPPPPRPPQGPPPPRRPGAAGGPDQPHRRGPGSGLDWRWVEQINWRWVRRAAYLTAVVLVLLPIVTFTMAYFIVDIPKPGNIRTNQVSTILASDGSEIAKIVPPEGNRIDVNISQVPVHVRQAVIAAEDRNFYSNPGFDFTGFARAVENNLFGNGDLQGGSTITQQYVKNALVGSAQHGFAGLMRKAKELVIATKMSGEWSKDDVLQAYLNIIYFGRGAYGISAASKAYFDKPVDQLTVSEGALLAALIRRPSSLDPAVDPKGAEARWNWVLDGMVETKALSANDRAVQTFPQTVPPDLARAQNQTTGPNGLIERQVTKELMELFNIDEQTLNTQGLQITTTIDPKAQQAAEKAVAKYLDGQDPDMRSAVVSIDPRTGAVRAYYGGPDANGYDFAQAGLQTGSSFKVFALVAALQQGIGLGYQVDSSPLTVDGIKITNVDGENCGTCNIAEALKMSLNTAYYRLMLKLKNGPQAVADAAHQAGVAKSFPGVAHTLSEDGKGGPPNNGIVLGQYQTRPIDMASAYATLAASGVYHPPHLVQKVVNADGQVLFDAGDSDKGAEQRIDKAVADNTTAAMVPIAAYSRGHALSGGRPSAAKTGTVQLGDTQANKDAWMVGYTPSLSTAVWLGTVQDNVPLVTASGAEVYGSGLPSDIWKATMDGALKGTSNESFPKPTEIGGYAGVPAPPPPPPPPAETVIQPTIEVAPGITIPIGPPTTITAAPPPPPGAPSGPFGPQPPAPPAPPFGQPPP; encoded by the coding sequence ATGACGACGATCCTGCCGCCGGTGGTCGACGACCGGTCGCCGCGGCGTTCCGATCCCCTCGACGAGGTGCGGGCCGCGCTGGCCGGTCCACCGGCAAAGCCCGGTTCGCGTGCCGCCCTCGACGAGGTGAAGGCCGCACTCGACGGCCGCGCGGCGACGGCACCACGGCGCCCGAGCGGCCCGCCACCGCCGCGCCCCCCGCAAGGACCGCCGCCACCGCGGCGTCCCGGCGCAGCGGGCGGTCCGGACCAGCCGCACCGCCGCGGCCCCGGCTCGGGGCTGGACTGGCGCTGGGTCGAGCAGATCAACTGGCGCTGGGTGCGCCGGGCCGCCTACCTCACCGCGGTGGTGTTGGTGTTGTTGCCGATCGTCACCTTCACGATGGCGTATTTCATCGTCGACATTCCCAAACCGGGCAACATCCGCACCAACCAGGTGTCGACCATACTGGCCAGCGACGGCTCGGAAATCGCGAAAATTGTTCCGCCCGAGGGTAACCGGATCGACGTCAACATCAGCCAAGTGCCCGTGCACGTGCGCCAGGCCGTCATTGCGGCCGAAGATCGCAACTTCTACTCGAATCCGGGATTCGACTTCACCGGCTTCGCGCGGGCCGTAGAGAACAACCTGTTCGGCAATGGCGACCTGCAAGGCGGTTCGACGATCACCCAGCAATACGTCAAGAACGCGCTGGTCGGTTCCGCGCAGCACGGATTCGCCGGCCTGATGCGCAAGGCGAAGGAACTGGTGATCGCCACCAAGATGTCGGGGGAGTGGTCCAAAGACGACGTGCTGCAGGCCTACCTGAACATCATCTACTTCGGTCGGGGCGCCTACGGGATCTCGGCCGCGTCGAAGGCGTACTTCGACAAACCCGTCGATCAGCTGACCGTCTCCGAGGGCGCGCTATTGGCCGCGCTGATCCGCCGACCCTCCTCTCTGGACCCCGCGGTGGATCCCAAGGGCGCGGAGGCGCGGTGGAACTGGGTCCTCGACGGCATGGTGGAAACCAAAGCCCTGTCGGCGAACGACCGTGCCGTGCAGACATTTCCCCAAACCGTGCCGCCCGATCTGGCCCGCGCGCAGAACCAGACCACCGGCCCCAACGGCCTGATCGAACGTCAGGTCACCAAAGAGCTGATGGAGCTGTTCAACATCGACGAGCAGACGTTGAATACGCAGGGCCTGCAGATCACCACCACAATCGACCCGAAGGCGCAGCAAGCCGCCGAGAAGGCGGTCGCGAAGTACCTCGACGGCCAGGACCCCGACATGCGTTCGGCCGTGGTGTCGATCGACCCGCGCACCGGCGCGGTGCGCGCGTACTACGGCGGCCCCGACGCCAACGGCTACGACTTCGCGCAGGCCGGGCTGCAGACCGGGTCGTCGTTCAAGGTGTTCGCGTTGGTGGCCGCGCTGCAGCAGGGCATCGGATTGGGCTACCAGGTCGACAGCTCACCGCTGACGGTTGACGGCATCAAGATCACCAACGTCGACGGGGAAAACTGCGGCACCTGCAATATCGCCGAAGCGCTCAAGATGTCGCTGAACACGGCCTACTACCGGCTGATGCTCAAGCTGAAGAACGGACCCCAGGCCGTCGCCGATGCCGCACACCAGGCCGGTGTGGCCAAGAGCTTCCCCGGCGTTGCGCACACACTGTCCGAGGACGGCAAGGGCGGTCCACCCAACAATGGAATCGTGCTGGGCCAGTACCAAACTCGGCCCATCGACATGGCATCGGCGTACGCCACGCTGGCCGCGTCCGGGGTGTACCACCCGCCGCACCTGGTGCAAAAGGTCGTCAACGCGGACGGCCAGGTGCTTTTCGACGCCGGGGATTCCGATAAGGGCGCCGAGCAACGCATCGACAAGGCGGTCGCCGACAACACCACGGCGGCCATGGTGCCGATCGCGGCCTATTCGCGCGGCCATGCTCTCTCGGGTGGCCGGCCATCGGCGGCCAAGACCGGCACGGTGCAGCTGGGCGACACCCAGGCCAACAAGGACGCGTGGATGGTCGGCTATACCCCGTCACTGTCGACGGCGGTCTGGCTGGGAACCGTACAAGACAACGTTCCGCTGGTAACCGCTTCGGGCGCAGAGGTTTACGGTTCGGGACTGCCGTCAGACATCTGGAAGGCGACCATGGACGGTGCCCTGAAGGGCACGTCCAACGAGAGCTTCCCCAAGCCGACCGAGATCGGCGGCTACGCCGGTGTGCCTGCACCACCTCCGCCGCCGCCCCCGCCGGCGGAGACCGTCATCCAGCCCACGATCGAGGTGGCCCCGGGCATCACCATCCCGATCGGACCACCGACCACGATCACCGCGGCGCCGCCCCCGCCGCCGGGCGCGCCCTCGGGTCCGTTCGGGCCGCAGCCACCGGCACCGCCGGCTCCGCCGTTCGGGCAACCGCCCCCGTGA
- a CDS encoding DUF5318 domain-containing protein produces the protein MRLQRQVVDYALRRRSLLAEVYSGRTGVSEVCDANPYLLRAAKFHGKTSQTMCPICRKEQLTLVSWVFGDHLGAVSGSARTAEELVMLASKFDEFSVHVVEVCRTCSWNHLVKSYVLGAERPAPSPKGTRSSRTARNGARTAIE, from the coding sequence GTGCGACTGCAGCGACAGGTGGTGGACTATGCGCTTCGGCGGCGCTCACTGCTGGCCGAGGTGTACTCGGGCCGCACGGGTGTGTCCGAGGTCTGTGACGCCAACCCGTATTTGCTGCGCGCCGCGAAGTTTCATGGCAAAACCAGCCAGACGATGTGCCCGATCTGCCGGAAGGAACAGCTCACGCTGGTCTCCTGGGTGTTCGGCGATCACCTCGGTGCCGTGTCCGGTTCGGCCCGCACGGCAGAAGAGTTGGTCATGTTGGCGAGCAAGTTCGACGAGTTCTCGGTCCACGTCGTCGAGGTTTGCCGGACATGCAGCTGGAATCACCTAGTCAAGTCGTACGTGCTCGGCGCGGAGCGTCCGGCACCCTCGCCCAAGGGAACCCGGTCCTCGCGGACGGCACGCAACGGCGCCCGCACGGCCATTGAATAA
- a CDS encoding DUF1707 SHOCT-like domain-containing protein, which translates to MAKWLGAPLGGGVTTATRAKDTDRQETCTLLDNALADGELSGEEHRERIRRATNAVTLGDLKQLLSDLQGNHTPARLRASKVVPRVGGRGIAIAALVVSVLFGMGLGWGLYGNTSSPLDFTSDPGAKPDGIAPVVLTPPKQLHSLGGLTGLLEQARKKFGDTIGYRLLVYPTYASFYRPDPTDDRRVLDYDYRGGWDDPTTSAKSDPKAVAADLSKFDVKAAVGILRGAPETLGIKTSDVKSTYLIVEPAKDPTAPGALTLSVYVSSDYGSGSIDFAGDGTTKRVSYPSS; encoded by the coding sequence ATGGCGAAATGGCTGGGCGCACCACTTGGCGGCGGTGTGACGACCGCGACCCGCGCCAAAGACACCGACCGACAAGAGACCTGCACGCTGCTCGACAACGCGCTGGCCGACGGCGAACTGTCCGGCGAGGAACACCGCGAGCGCATCCGCAGGGCCACCAACGCGGTGACGCTCGGAGATCTCAAACAGCTCCTGTCCGATCTGCAGGGCAACCACACACCGGCGCGGCTGCGCGCGAGCAAAGTCGTGCCCCGGGTCGGCGGACGCGGTATCGCGATCGCCGCGTTGGTGGTGTCGGTGCTCTTCGGCATGGGGCTGGGCTGGGGCCTGTATGGAAACACCAGCTCGCCGCTGGACTTCACCAGCGATCCGGGCGCCAAGCCCGACGGGATCGCGCCGGTGGTGCTGACCCCGCCCAAGCAGCTGCACTCGCTCGGCGGCCTCACCGGGCTGCTGGAACAGGCTCGGAAGAAATTCGGCGACACCATCGGCTACCGGCTGCTGGTCTACCCCACCTACGCCAGCTTCTATCGCCCGGACCCGACCGACGACCGCCGCGTGCTGGACTACGACTACCGCGGCGGCTGGGACGACCCGACGACCTCCGCCAAGTCGGATCCCAAGGCCGTCGCGGCCGACCTGAGCAAGTTCGACGTCAAAGCCGCGGTCGGCATCTTGCGCGGGGCTCCCGAGACGCTGGGCATCAAGACCTCGGACGTTAAATCCACGTATCTGATCGTTGAACCCGCCAAGGACCCGACCGCGCCGGGAGCTTTGACCCTGTCGGTGTACGTATCCAGCGATTACGGCAGCGGTTCCATCGATTTCGCTGGTGACGGCACTACCAAACGGGTGAGTTACCCCTCCAGCTGA
- a CDS encoding PadR family transcriptional regulator, producing the protein MLELAILGLLIESPMHGYELRKRLTGLLGAFRAFSYGSLYPALRRMQADGLIAENAAPAGTPVRRARRVYELTEKGRQRFAELVADTGPHNYTDDGFGVHLAFFNRTPAEARMRILEGRRRQVEERREGLREAVARASSSLDRYTRQLHQLGLESSEREVKWLNELIAAERAAPGLTEQT; encoded by the coding sequence ATGCTGGAACTCGCCATCCTTGGCCTGCTCATCGAGTCGCCGATGCACGGCTACGAGTTGCGCAAGCGGCTGACTGGCCTTCTCGGCGCGTTCCGTGCGTTTTCCTACGGTTCGCTCTATCCGGCGCTGCGGCGCATGCAGGCGGATGGGTTGATCGCCGAGAACGCCGCGCCGGCCGGTACCCCGGTCCGGCGTGCCCGCCGGGTCTACGAACTAACGGAGAAGGGTCGCCAGCGTTTCGCCGAGCTGGTGGCCGACACCGGCCCGCACAACTACACCGACGACGGTTTCGGGGTGCATCTGGCCTTCTTCAACCGGACTCCGGCAGAAGCGCGGATGCGCATTCTCGAGGGCCGCCGCCGGCAGGTCGAGGAGCGCCGGGAGGGCTTGCGTGAAGCCGTGGCGCGGGCCAGCAGCTCACTCGACCGCTATACCCGGCAGCTTCATCAGCTCGGGCTCGAGTCCAGCGAGCGCGAAGTGAAGTGGCTCAACGAGCTGATCGCCGCGGAACGGGCAGCACCCGGGCTCACCGAGCAGACATAA
- a CDS encoding inositol-3-phosphate synthase encodes MTQHNASQASTEVRVAIVGVGNCASSLVQGVQYYYDADENSTVPGLMHVKFGRYHVRDVKFVAAFDVDAKKVGFDLSEAIFASENNTIKIADVPPTNVTVQRGPTLDGIGKYYADTIEVSDADPVDVVQVLKDNQVDVLVSYLPVGSEEADKFYAQCAIDANVAFVNALPVFIASDPVWAKKFADAGVPIVGDDIKSQVGATITHRVMAKLFEDRGVQLDRTMQLNVGGNMDFLNMLERERLESKKISKTQAVTSNVQREFKTKDVHIGPSDHVGWLDDRKWAYVRLEGRAFGDVPLNLEYKLEVWDSPNSAGVIIDAVRAAKIAKDRGIGGPVVPASAYLMKSPPQQLPDDIARTQLEEFIISG; translated from the coding sequence ATGACTCAGCACAACGCTTCGCAGGCGTCGACCGAGGTACGAGTCGCCATTGTCGGCGTCGGTAACTGCGCGTCGTCGCTGGTTCAGGGCGTGCAGTACTACTACGACGCGGACGAGAACAGCACCGTGCCCGGCCTGATGCACGTGAAGTTCGGCCGCTACCACGTCCGCGACGTCAAGTTCGTCGCCGCGTTCGACGTCGACGCCAAGAAGGTCGGCTTCGACCTGTCCGAGGCCATCTTCGCGTCAGAGAACAACACGATCAAGATCGCCGACGTGCCGCCGACCAACGTGACGGTGCAGCGCGGCCCGACCCTCGACGGCATCGGCAAGTACTACGCCGACACCATCGAGGTGTCCGACGCCGACCCCGTCGATGTGGTCCAGGTGCTCAAGGACAACCAGGTCGACGTGCTGGTGTCCTACCTGCCGGTGGGCTCGGAGGAGGCCGACAAGTTCTACGCCCAATGCGCCATCGACGCGAACGTCGCGTTCGTCAACGCGCTGCCGGTGTTCATCGCCTCCGACCCGGTGTGGGCCAAGAAGTTCGCCGATGCCGGCGTCCCGATCGTCGGTGACGACATCAAGAGCCAGGTCGGCGCGACGATCACCCACCGCGTGATGGCCAAGCTGTTCGAGGACCGCGGCGTGCAGCTGGACCGCACCATGCAGCTCAACGTCGGCGGCAACATGGACTTCCTCAACATGCTGGAGCGGGAGCGGCTGGAGTCCAAGAAGATCTCCAAGACCCAGGCCGTCACCAGCAACGTGCAGCGCGAGTTCAAGACCAAGGACGTGCACATCGGCCCGTCCGACCACGTCGGCTGGCTCGACGACCGCAAGTGGGCCTACGTGCGGCTGGAGGGTCGCGCGTTCGGCGACGTGCCGCTGAACCTCGAGTACAAGCTCGAGGTGTGGGACTCGCCGAACTCGGCGGGCGTCATCATCGACGCCGTACGGGCGGCCAAGATCGCCAAGGACCGCGGCATCGGCGGCCCGGTGGTGCCGGCGTCGGCGTACCTGATGAAGAGCCCGCCGCAGCAGCTGCCCGACGACATCGCGCGCACCCAGCTCGAAGAGTTCATCATCTCGGGCTAA
- a CDS encoding LLM class flavin-dependent oxidoreductase, giving the protein MHVQPAAFLRTTLPLDLSRLGDLDGGRYHSIWLPDHMVSFWPDSIWTPEFTDLATASPSPHRHLDGLAVAAAAAVLTERVPLVSAVVDTVRRHPALLAQTALTIDHLAKGRFILGLGSGESENTLPYGFDFARPVSRFEEALTVIRLLWESDGPVDFDGQFYTLRHARLDTEPYQGRHPQIWIGASGPRMLDIAGRHADGWWPAGAWTPEHYAEMLSAVRTSAERAGRDPMAITPGFMQVCLIGADDAALAEIVQAPLVTAFLLQVSAKTLRGFGFEHPMGENWRGFQDIDPAVLTRERILAFLDDAQPEMLLAVVPHGTPGEVAKIIKTYVDAGLRVPKILDYGAMAGLAYAESSAANVRAAEDELLRLCGDVS; this is encoded by the coding sequence ATGCACGTTCAGCCCGCCGCGTTCCTGCGCACCACCCTGCCCCTGGATCTGTCGCGCCTCGGCGACCTCGACGGTGGGCGCTACCACTCGATCTGGCTGCCCGACCACATGGTCAGCTTTTGGCCCGACTCGATCTGGACACCCGAATTCACCGACCTCGCCACCGCGTCGCCGTCCCCGCATCGCCACCTCGACGGCCTGGCGGTGGCGGCGGCCGCCGCCGTCCTCACCGAGCGGGTGCCGTTGGTCAGTGCCGTGGTCGACACGGTGCGGCGCCATCCGGCCCTACTCGCCCAGACTGCGCTGACCATCGACCACCTCGCCAAGGGCCGATTCATCCTTGGCCTGGGCAGCGGCGAGAGCGAGAACACGCTGCCGTACGGCTTCGATTTCGCCCGCCCGGTCAGCCGATTCGAGGAGGCGCTGACGGTCATCCGGCTGCTCTGGGAAAGCGACGGGCCCGTCGACTTCGACGGGCAGTTCTACACACTGCGGCACGCGCGGCTGGACACCGAGCCGTATCAGGGTCGGCATCCACAGATCTGGATTGGGGCCAGCGGTCCGCGCATGCTCGACATCGCCGGCCGCCACGCCGACGGCTGGTGGCCCGCCGGTGCTTGGACACCGGAGCACTACGCCGAGATGCTCTCGGCGGTAAGGACTTCCGCCGAGCGCGCCGGGCGCGACCCGATGGCGATCACACCGGGCTTCATGCAGGTGTGCCTGATCGGCGCCGACGACGCCGCCCTGGCCGAGATCGTGCAGGCACCGCTGGTGACGGCGTTTCTGCTGCAGGTATCGGCAAAGACCCTGCGGGGCTTCGGGTTTGAGCATCCGATGGGTGAGAACTGGCGCGGGTTCCAAGACATCGACCCCGCGGTGCTCACCCGCGAGCGGATCCTGGCCTTCCTCGACGACGCGCAGCCCGAAATGCTGCTGGCCGTCGTCCCGCACGGCACCCCGGGCGAGGTGGCGAAGATCATCAAGACGTACGTTGACGCAGGGTTGCGAGTCCCGAAAATCCTCGACTACGGCGCCATGGCCGGGCTGGCCTACGCCGAATCGTCGGCCGCGAATGTCCGTGCCGCAGAAGACGAGTTGTTGCGGCTGTGCGGAGACGTGTCGTGA
- a CDS encoding sulfotransferase family protein, which produces MTARLDAAELLRAAEAATGLHDYGDPTLPERFAAAADHLNALGLDADGVRAAEGVCRWLLTSRLEFIEDRNRYPIGDETIAAPMFVTGEPRSGTTLMHALMAVDPHARALRFWEVMYPSPPPGLAAADDPRRAHADADWREINAKLPKWLHSHPYNDMLGDGLPEDERTWAFDFRVMTPTAWWRVPMQSLVAGLATDPAAQYRLHKAMLQQLQYQRPRKYWVLKGFHGFRLKELFEEYPDATLVWLHRDPVQVAASRTMMMADIAEGMVGDVDLHALAKIHLELTRAGVANTMSNPMVDDPRILHVRYTDFIADPIATVRRYYRFAGRRVTPDAEVAMRDYLANNRGDRYGKFRYSTQLLVDIGESLDALHTEFRPFRARFGVEIENRG; this is translated from the coding sequence GTGACCGCCCGGCTGGACGCCGCCGAACTGCTGCGCGCCGCCGAGGCCGCAACCGGATTACACGACTACGGCGACCCCACATTGCCCGAACGATTCGCCGCCGCCGCCGACCACCTGAATGCCTTGGGCCTGGACGCCGACGGCGTCCGGGCCGCCGAGGGGGTGTGCCGGTGGTTACTGACGTCGCGGTTGGAGTTCATCGAGGACCGCAACCGTTACCCCATCGGCGACGAGACCATCGCGGCACCGATGTTCGTCACCGGCGAACCCCGTTCCGGCACAACGCTGATGCACGCGTTGATGGCCGTCGATCCGCATGCGCGGGCACTGCGCTTCTGGGAGGTGATGTATCCGTCGCCGCCGCCGGGTCTGGCCGCGGCCGACGATCCCCGCCGTGCCCACGCCGACGCGGACTGGCGCGAGATCAACGCGAAGCTGCCCAAGTGGCTGCACAGTCATCCGTACAACGACATGCTCGGCGACGGACTCCCCGAGGACGAACGCACCTGGGCGTTCGACTTCCGGGTCATGACGCCGACGGCATGGTGGCGGGTGCCGATGCAGTCACTGGTCGCCGGTCTGGCCACCGATCCGGCGGCCCAATACCGGCTGCACAAGGCGATGCTGCAGCAGCTGCAGTACCAGCGACCACGAAAGTACTGGGTGCTAAAGGGTTTTCACGGGTTCCGGCTCAAAGAGCTATTCGAAGAATACCCCGATGCGACCCTGGTCTGGCTGCACCGCGACCCGGTGCAGGTCGCGGCGTCGCGCACGATGATGATGGCCGACATCGCCGAGGGAATGGTCGGCGATGTCGACCTGCACGCCCTGGCGAAGATACATCTGGAACTGACCCGCGCCGGCGTCGCCAACACCATGAGCAATCCCATGGTGGACGACCCGCGCATCCTGCACGTCCGCTACACCGACTTCATCGCCGACCCGATCGCGACCGTGCGGCGCTACTACCGGTTCGCCGGCCGCCGGGTCACACCGGATGCCGAGGTCGCGATGCGTGATTACCTGGCCAACAATCGCGGCGACCGTTACGGCAAGTTCCGGTACTCCACCCAGTTGTTGGTCGACATCGGCGAGAGCCTCGACGCATTGCACACCGAGTTCCGGCCGTTCCGTGCGCGCTTCGGCGTCGAGATCGAGAATCGCGGCTGA
- a CDS encoding sugar phosphate isomerase/epimerase family protein: MAAHQRLSVHNVTFYGATLAELERYWADLGVSRLSVLDDQLLDPALPKLVQRNDYTVEAVCHVFARGRLTTAPQPARDALLAVIDAAAEVGARVVYLLTGGRDTLSWAQAADRFATGIAPCVTHARQAGVALALENASALYADIHLAHTLRDAVVLAERSEVGVCIDLFHCWAEGDFDAMVQRALPRTELIQLSDYVLGDRALPGRAVPGDGAIPIQTFLAQALAGGYPHGFDLELIGPRIDREGGLESARRACSTIGAMLDRLGA, translated from the coding sequence ATGGCGGCTCATCAACGACTGTCCGTGCACAACGTCACCTTCTACGGCGCCACGCTCGCCGAGTTGGAACGCTATTGGGCGGATTTGGGCGTATCCCGGTTGAGCGTCCTGGATGATCAGCTGCTGGACCCGGCGTTGCCAAAGCTGGTGCAGCGCAATGACTACACAGTAGAGGCCGTATGCCATGTCTTTGCGCGGGGGCGGCTGACCACCGCGCCGCAGCCGGCGCGGGATGCGCTGCTGGCGGTGATCGACGCCGCGGCCGAGGTGGGTGCGCGGGTGGTCTACCTGTTGACCGGTGGCCGGGACACCCTGAGTTGGGCGCAGGCCGCGGACCGGTTCGCCACCGGGATCGCCCCGTGCGTGACGCATGCGCGGCAGGCCGGGGTGGCGCTGGCGCTGGAGAACGCCTCCGCCCTGTACGCCGACATCCACCTCGCGCACACGCTGCGCGATGCCGTCGTGTTGGCCGAACGCAGCGAGGTGGGCGTCTGCATCGACCTGTTTCATTGTTGGGCGGAAGGCGATTTCGACGCGATGGTGCAGCGTGCCCTGCCGCGCACCGAGCTGATCCAGCTCAGCGACTACGTCCTGGGTGATCGTGCCCTGCCGGGACGGGCCGTCCCGGGCGACGGCGCGATTCCGATCCAGACGTTTCTCGCCCAGGCTCTGGCCGGCGGGTACCCGCACGGATTCGACCTGGAACTCATCGGGCCGCGCATCGACCGCGAAGGCGGCCTCGAATCGGCCCGGCGTGCCTGCAGCACCATCGGAGCCATGTTGGACAGATTGGGTGCGTGA
- a CDS encoding DUF1214 domain-containing protein, whose product MAFGDGAHDAALRAAWAEFCTRLQRAGDQVFKDANATSGAQRVDAFRFLTQNLGQSFDLALETRDTQYPALHTFCGPTRKLGGDCADFTYQQAWIDGRCSYRLSGNRGTARFFNITVQGARVPGPGVLHEPFGDTPEANLFGHQLSLGDTGDVEIYLGGPERGPNWLPTTDKSRKLFIRQGFDAWGELPAQLRIERIDMATPKPLPTPETMVDAMAWAGDFITGLMADWPEFPFTYGGVDAAHPNTFPRVGASDADTKRGRAAANMYWELGDDEALIVEFDAHDGLWMLTNMGVFFNSMDYLYRPVSYTPSRTRVDGDGRIRLVMAHRDPNVHNWLDTQGFTRGNLTYRHMLDGEPAVLDTKVIKHDDIPHALPPDTASVTADERSSAMWERFHGIRRRYVL is encoded by the coding sequence ATGGCTTTCGGCGACGGTGCACACGACGCGGCGCTGCGGGCGGCGTGGGCCGAATTCTGCACACGGTTGCAGCGGGCCGGCGATCAGGTGTTCAAGGACGCCAATGCCACCTCCGGAGCGCAGCGGGTGGACGCGTTCCGCTTCCTGACCCAAAACCTGGGCCAGTCATTCGACCTGGCGCTCGAGACCCGCGACACCCAATACCCCGCGCTGCACACCTTCTGCGGGCCCACCCGCAAGCTCGGCGGCGACTGCGCCGACTTCACCTACCAGCAGGCCTGGATCGACGGGCGTTGCAGCTACCGGCTGTCCGGCAACCGCGGAACCGCACGGTTTTTCAACATCACCGTGCAAGGAGCGCGGGTCCCCGGGCCCGGCGTTCTGCATGAACCGTTCGGCGACACCCCAGAGGCCAATCTGTTCGGCCACCAACTCAGCCTCGGCGACACTGGTGACGTCGAGATCTACCTCGGCGGCCCCGAGCGCGGCCCCAACTGGTTGCCCACCACCGACAAATCCCGAAAGTTGTTCATCCGTCAGGGCTTCGATGCGTGGGGCGAGCTACCGGCGCAACTACGCATCGAGCGGATCGACATGGCCACGCCCAAACCGCTGCCCACCCCCGAAACCATGGTCGACGCCATGGCCTGGGCCGGTGACTTCATCACCGGCCTGATGGCCGACTGGCCGGAGTTTCCGTTCACCTACGGCGGTGTGGATGCCGCACACCCGAACACCTTCCCGCGCGTCGGAGCGAGCGACGCGGACACCAAACGCGGCCGCGCCGCCGCCAACATGTATTGGGAGCTCGGCGACGACGAGGCGCTGATCGTCGAATTCGACGCCCACGACGGCCTGTGGATGCTGACCAACATGGGGGTGTTTTTCAACAGCATGGACTACCTCTACCGGCCGGTGAGCTATACGCCGAGCCGCACCAGGGTGGACGGCGATGGACGCATCCGTCTGGTCATGGCGCATCGTGATCCGAATGTCCACAACTGGCTGGACACTCAGGGCTTCACGCGGGGAAACCTGACCTACCGTCACATGCTGGACGGCGAGCCCGCCGTGCTGGACACCAAAGTCATCAAGCACGACGACATTCCGCACGCGCTGCCGCCGGATACCGCCAGCGTTACCGCCGATGAACGCAGCTCTGCCATGTGGGAGCGATTCCACGGCATTCGCCGTCGGTATGTCCTCTAG
- a CDS encoding alpha/beta fold hydrolase, producing the protein MTEIPEDHLVGLSEFSLLSENAEQAGVAGPLPEVTRVATETAAGRVSALRWGSASPRVVFLHGGGQNAHTWDTVVVGLGQPALAVDLPGHGHSGWRADGDYSPRNNAEAVAPALRELAPDADLVVGMSLGGLTGIRVGAIAPDLVRELVLVDVTPSALHRYAELTTEQQGTVALVQGAREFPSFQAMLDLTVAAAPHRDVKALRRGVFHNSRRLDNGNWAWRYDAIRVVPDFGDLWNDVDALTTPVTLVRGGSSPFVTDHDAAELATRARYFRQTHVVENSGHSVQSDQPRALIDLLRGILATH; encoded by the coding sequence GTGACCGAGATACCCGAAGACCACCTGGTCGGACTCTCCGAATTCTCGTTGCTGTCCGAAAACGCCGAGCAGGCCGGTGTCGCGGGTCCGCTGCCCGAGGTCACGCGCGTGGCAACCGAGACCGCGGCCGGCCGCGTCAGCGCGCTGCGCTGGGGCTCGGCGTCGCCGCGGGTGGTGTTCCTGCACGGTGGCGGGCAAAACGCGCACACCTGGGACACCGTCGTCGTCGGTCTTGGCCAACCGGCGCTGGCGGTCGACCTTCCCGGCCACGGACACTCCGGCTGGCGTGCCGACGGTGACTACTCGCCGCGGAACAACGCCGAGGCGGTGGCGCCGGCCCTGCGGGAGCTCGCGCCGGACGCCGACCTGGTCGTAGGCATGTCACTGGGCGGGCTGACCGGGATCCGGGTCGGCGCGATAGCCCCCGACCTGGTACGCGAACTCGTGCTCGTCGACGTCACCCCGTCGGCGCTGCACCGGTACGCCGAGCTGACCACCGAACAGCAGGGCACGGTCGCGCTGGTTCAGGGTGCGCGTGAATTTCCCAGCTTCCAGGCCATGCTCGACCTGACCGTCGCGGCCGCACCACACCGCGACGTCAAGGCACTGCGCCGCGGCGTGTTCCACAACTCGCGCCGGCTCGACAACGGCAACTGGGCCTGGCGTTACGACGCCATCCGCGTCGTCCCCGACTTCGGCGACCTGTGGAACGACGTCGATGCACTGACTACGCCCGTCACCCTGGTCCGTGGTGGCTCGTCGCCGTTTGTGACAGACCACGACGCCGCCGAACTCGCCACCCGCGCAAGGTATTTCCGGCAGACGCATGTCGTCGAGAACTCCGGGCACTCGGTCCAAAGCGACCAGCCCCGAGCGCTGATCGATCTGTTGCGCGGGATACTTGCTACCCACTGA